The DNA region GTATGCCTTTCTTATAGCAATCATGCACCCACATAAAAGCTGCATTTTCAATATGAGATAAAAGGGTATTTCACAAAAAGTGCAAGGTTTTTGTACCTGCTGGTATAGCTGCAGCAACGGCTTcacatatttccttttcttttttttatggtctTTATGCTGGATTCATTTATCTTGAAATGGTGGGGCAGCCGCAGCTGCAGATCTCAATCTACAGTAGACATCAAGCAATTCAACTTTTTCTTGCAAAGTCGTGACTGCTTGGGAGCACTTGCAGCATCACTAGTGGCACTTTGAATGAGTCCCATGGTGTTACTCAAGGTTTACGGTATTGCAGTAAACACGAAGAAAAATATGCAGGAACTGGGAGAGGAGACTTTTTACTGCAATAGGCAACTTGAGGTAGAGCTGAGGGGCTCACCCGGAGAGGGCTAGTGTCACATGGCATTTTAAGTCGGTACTTGCAGCACTTGAGCTCCCTGCAATATTAACAGGAGGTGGCTCCGAAATTATTACGGTATTACAGTGCAGACTGTGGTTCATTTTATGCAGTTATGATGTAATACTGCACCTTtatgtttgtttacatttctcGAAACAGCAAATAGCACAGTTTATGGTTTGTGTTTGTTGTGTGcataagttttgataaatgttaacattttataataGGATTGTGTATATTTTGTGgtagtaaatgataaaatagactagtatctacatatattttattcatgacATACccatctttttcttaatttttttcagttactCTAGGCTACACGGTTCGTCTgccaagtatttttaaattgttgcaAATCTCCAAAAAGTTTTTctgatatatttattgaaaaaactccATGAaaaagtggacctgtgcagtccAAGCctatattgttcaagggtcaaccacTTCTAtttgtcatttctatttttatttctctcccaGTGATGGTTTGCTAGACTGACTCAGACAAGTCATTTATTTGAATACTTTAACatgctttaatttaaaattacaaataatttagTTTATTGTATTTGACAAATGTTAACGCTTAGTACATCTGTTCTTCAATGTTTTATCAAAAAGTATCTTATAAAACAAGCACTTCAACATTGTGACTGCATTAAATACCACTGaaatgttcactttaaaatggttaattttatgttatgtgaatttcacctcaaatatatattttattgcatCACAGTTCTTACAATTAGGTTagtttcccccccccccttttttttaagattagaattctgaagcacagagaaattaagtgaacTGCATTTTCTAATTTGGGATTGTCTGAGCAAAGGCATATAAAAATGCTACTagtgtttttttccctaaaatgagCTCTTACTTTGACTTTGCAAGGGAATGGGTCTTGTAAATCACGTCTTTACTGAAGacaatttgaagaaattatatacTTCAAATCTTGGAATTGGACACACGAGGTACGCCACTACAGGAAACTGTGAATTAGAAAATTGCCAGCCCTTTGTTGTTGAAACACTTCATGGGAAAATAGCTGTGGCACATAATGGCGAATTGGTAAATGCTGCTCGCTTAAGGAAAaaggtaaggtttttttttaatgcattttcatgGTTGTAATAAATTACTGAAAAGAAGTTATTGAGGAGCTTGGAAAAGGGTATTACCCTTTTGTTGCTATCTGTTATCTAACTGCAAAGAACAACTGTATCAGAATTAGCTGGAGTACTTGTTATGATTACAGATTCTAAGAGATTCCCCCCCAGAGTCTGGGGAGGGGCCGGTTGCTGAGTCTGCATTTTAATATGCTCctaaggtgattctgatgcactgcTTTGGAGTTGAGATCTGGAAAATTGATTTAAGTATTCCCAGAACTTTGTCCTGCCCTCTTCTTAGCCTCTGGCATTGTCATTACAATAATACAGTTTTTTTGCtcctcaatgaaaaaaaatttttttattcagacaatttaaaaaatataaatatgaagtaaaaattattttaaaactcactATTTAGAGGTACCACTGGAAGTTCCATTCTAAACAATACCCAGGTCATTATTTTTCGCCTAACCCCTTACCCAGATGCTAGACTTCACCTCTACACATTTTGCTGCATCAGGGATGATCAGTGAGGATGGGtagccaccatcaccaccaccaagaaACCTGAGTTGAGAGTCTGCACTGCAGTGTGCCACTCTTACGGGAATGTGTCCTATCTGTCGAGTGTCGAGGGCTGAAAAAGTTAGAACCATAACCCCAAACCCTCATGCCTTCTCCGTCCCGCTCCTCCAGACACCCACTGCAAGTCTACATTCCATCAAACTTAGTTTTCAAAAGCTTTCCTGTATACCTTctaaaacactattttttttcctgtttgaaaAGATTCAGAGACTTCCCATTGCCTCCAGCAGCGATTCTCCATTATTATGCATACATACCTACCATTGGTAGGATGCAGGATTCCGTAACTGAGCATCTACACGATGCCTGATCTCTTCCTGTGATGGCAGGCTATTGGGTGAGGGGTGAGTTAAAGCTTCCCCTCTAATGACTGCAACTTTTCTCCTTTCCAACTAGCTTCTGCGTCACGGTATTGGTCTGTCAACAAGTTCTGATAGCGAAATGATCACCCAGTTACTGGCGTATACCCCTCCTCAGGAACAAGATGACACCCCAGACTGGGTGGCAAGGTAATGGTAAAAGTAGGCTGAGTGTGCAGGTCTGGTAATGAGAGCTTGCTCTTGCATGTGTTTGTAACTAAaattattcattcaattatttaatTGATTCCAGGATTAAAAACTTAATGAAGGAAGCACCCACGGCATACTCTCTGATTATAATGCACAGAGATGTGATTTATGCAGTACGAGATCCTTATGGAAATCGTCCTCTGTGCATTGGTCGTCTTATTCCTGTATCTGATATAAATGATAAAGGTAATGAActtcaaaagaaatataattttataatgctTTCCCAAGTCATTGTCCTACTATTGGCACACCCTGAAATCTGTAGGTATAAGGAGCTTATTGAGTAAAAgctaggtaaaaaagaaaaaaatggcactTAGTTTTCAAAGTACATTTCCTTGAATATTTCTGAGCTGAgccatttttaatatatttaatggaCATTCCTGCTTTGTCCTGAGTGGcctattcatatcctttgcccagcTTTTTCATTTGTGCAGTATGATTTCAGCGATTTTCCTTTTGACTTATGAGATGTCTTATTCAAGCCATGAAACCATATTGTTTGAAGGAATCTTGGgattattaattttatctttggtTCTAGTCAAATGAGGAACCATATGCTCTTAAAGTCATAGTAATGGATATTCTGTGAGCTCTTTTACTTATCTATTTGGTGTTTAACTGTTCTCTTGAAATACGTAgcctcttttaaaatttcttgaatTCAGTAATTGAATCGATTGTCTTAtgatttacagaaaagaaatctTCAGAAACAGAAGGATGGGTGGTGTCTTCAGAATCATGTAGCTTTTTATCTATTGGTGCAAGGTAAGTTTTATCTCACTCAACAGATCAACTTTTTCcacatcaataaaaaaaatttttgttgtttctgatGTCTGCAAGAATACATGTTTATAAATGCAGTTCCTTTTGTACATTGTGCTCAGCAGTTGCACTAACATTAATGTCCCAATAATACCTTCTAAACCAGGAACTGGCATCCTGTTTTCAAAATACCATGAGACTTATTTTAGAAAGGAAGAATCTCCTCAACAAGTAATAATTACGAGCAAAAAATTTAAGCCAGGATAAAAATGTTCTCTTTAGCcttcatgcttttaaaaatcaataaaatatagggcttttgggcttccctggtggcgcagtggttgagagtccgcctgccgatgcaggagacacgggtttgtgccccggtctgggaagatcccacatgccgcggagcggctgagcctgcgcgtccggagcctgtgctccgcgacgggagaggccacaacagtgagaggcccgcgtaccgcaaaaaaaaatatatagggcttttaatttcttaaattctaAATTTGAATTTAGGAGTAACAGATTTATGTAAATTACTGCTGGAGGAatactacttttcttttttttaataaatttatttatttatttgttcttatttttggctgcattgggtcttcgttgctgtgtgtgggctttctctggttgcagcgagcgggggctactcttcgttgcagtgcgcgggcttctcattgtcatggcttgtcttgttggggagcacgggctctaggtgcgggcttcagtagttgtggctcacgggcttagttgctccgcggcatgtgggatcttcccgggccagggatcaaacccgtgtcccctgcattggcaggcggattcttaaccatggcgccaccagggaagcccaggaatactactttttaattttttaagccaATATACTTTATATTAAATTGAGCCATTTTTCCTTTATAAGGGAAGGGACTCTGTGTGCTTTATAATAGATAATTTGCCTTAATTTGACTGGTTTATTTATAGTCTTTAATATTGTTTCCCAAGATATTACCGTGAAATCTTGCCTGGAGAAATTGTGGAAATATCCAGACATAATGTCCAAACTCTTGATATTATACCAAGGTCTGAAGGAAACCCAGTGGCTTTCTGTATCTTTGAATATGTTTATTTTGCAAGACCAGATAGTATATTTGAAGGTAAGTAAAATATCTCTAACTATTGATATAAATCTATTATTTACCTCATTGAAACATGGCAATTCTTGGGCCCAAAGGCTTACCTGGCTCTTTGAAGGCACATAGTTATATGTTGCGAATTTTGGGACTGAGCTTACAAGTCATAAGATcacagtttttccttttcatctgactcttggattttgttttccttttaggaGTAAGGATTATGATTTTCAGATATGTATTaaggttaattctttttttaaagagtgaattCCCCCAGTTTATGTGTTTCCACTTTAGCGTTTTTttgtcttgcttttctttttctatttatttatttatttatttatttatttatttttggctgtgctgagtcttcgttgctgcatgctcAATTCTATAGAGTTCTAACAAGCTAGTTTCTTAGAATAGTGATATTATGCTGTGCTATATTATACTaagtaaaaatttatttccttttccaaacATTCCAGACCAAATGGTTTACACAGTAAGATACCGTTGTGGTCAGCAGCTGGCAATTGAAGCCCCTGTGGATGCGGATTTAGTTAGCACTGTCCCGGAATCTGCTACGCCTGCTGCCCTTGGTTACGCAGCAAAGGTATTTTCTCTTAATTAACACACAGTGAATTGCTCATTTAGCACTGAGATTAGAAATCCATGTATATAAAGAGAAACTCATCAGTTTATTGTAAGGAAAAGGAAAGTGTTGGTTCCTTGGCAAGAGTTACTTATTTTCCAGCCTTTTCATCCAGTGGCACTATTTTTTAATGGGTTCACAAAAAGTTTACCCAAAGACTAGGAAAACGACccccttcattttaaaaaaataatatcatgACTATGTGTAGAATTTAGTGGTAATATTTGCTTATTATTAAGTACCCTCACAAGCCGCTGGTGTATTTATTCCCTACTGAGTGTGGGTGATAATAAAGTTgtttatgttaattttgtataatGTTCTTAGTACTatgcttaatttcatttttcatgaCCAGGTAGAATATGTAATTATAGTGATCCTGGTGTATAATACCCAACATTCACTACATTGGAAAGTTTagtttgtgaatttttaaaagaaataatatgcaTTCATTTTAGAGAAGTATTACCTTGTTAGATGGATAAGTCACCTCCTGTCCCTCAGAAAGTATCTCCTTAGCCTACTGGTTTTAATTCATTTCCTGCtgacaatttttaaatatgtgaattTTTCTGACAGTGATTTATTCTTTGTCATGTGTTCACATTCTTGGTATTCTTTTCCAAGATAGAGAAATAATATGTGTTTAAGAAAGAAGCATTACAAATTCTAATAAAATGAATTGTTTTTCCTACTAAGTAGAGGACTtgcagtaatttttctttttgccttttcccTACAGTTTAAATAGTGGAGGAAAATTGTAATCTGATGATGGAGAGCTCAGAATAACAaccatatttaaaactttttacatagATGTTATAATGGAAGCATGACctagagaaaacagaaccctagAGTTCTCTGTATATGTACTGCTCATTGTCCTCTTATTCCTTCTCTGTCAGTGTGGGCTTCCATATGTGGAGGTGCTATGTAAAAACCGGTATGTAGGAAGAACATTCATTCAGCCAAACATGAGGTTAAGACAACTTGGTGTTGCGAAAAAATTTGGAGTATTGTCGGACAACTTTAAAGGCAAAAGAATTGTTCTTGTAGATGATTCAATTGTGAGAGGCAATACCATTTCACccataatcaaattgctcaaaGAATCTGGTGCAAAAGAGGTAAGTAATATTAAAACACCTATCCTAAAGCACCAATAATTACAACATGATAGTCatgaaaattttatgttaaaatttttataaacttaattttaaaactaataaac from Mesoplodon densirostris isolate mMesDen1 chromosome 1, mMesDen1 primary haplotype, whole genome shotgun sequence includes:
- the PPAT gene encoding amidophosphoribosyltransferase; this encodes MELEELGIREECGVFGCIASGEWPTQLDVPHVITLGLVGLQHRGQESAGIVTSDGNSIPTFKTHKGMGLVNHVFTEDNLKKLYTSNLGIGHTRYATTGNCELENCQPFVVETLHGKIAVAHNGELVNAARLRKKLLRHGIGLSTSSDSEMITQLLAYTPPQEQDDTPDWVARIKNLMKEAPTAYSLIIMHRDVIYAVRDPYGNRPLCIGRLIPVSDINDKEKKSSETEGWVVSSESCSFLSIGARYYREILPGEIVEISRHNVQTLDIIPRSEGNPVAFCIFEYVYFARPDSIFEDQMVYTVRYRCGQQLAIEAPVDADLVSTVPESATPAALGYAAKCGLPYVEVLCKNRYVGRTFIQPNMRLRQLGVAKKFGVLSDNFKGKRIVLVDDSIVRGNTISPIIKLLKESGAKEVHIRVASPPIRYPCFMGINIPTKEELIANKPEFEHISDHLGANSVVYLSVEGLVSSVQEGITFKKQKVKRQDIMVQENGNGLQCFEKNSHCTKEDVMIQENGNGLECFEKNNHCTACLTGKYPVELEW